One Calditrichia bacterium DNA window includes the following coding sequences:
- a CDS encoding diguanylate cyclase, with product MKILVIDDVLENRILIQKILKIGSYTDVTTFGSAAELFEYLGIDNPAQAKPQVDLILMDIMMPEMDGITATGRLKAIPGFEDVIIIMVTANTDSKSLENSFNAGAFDYIRKPIDKTEILTRVRSALRLKSEMDQRKQREKELVEAQEKLQEVNLELQRISTHDGLTGVKNRRLFDTSLNTEWRRTPRESEFISLILLDIDDFKNYNDTYGHQAGDECLQKVAQVLNNALHRTGDGLFRYGGEEFAAILPNTNSEGALYVAEILRKKVEDLYIEHKTSRVSNHVTISVGVSTLPFDKTVTPADLIKLADKALYDAKKAGRNCVRFFTPEWSDVKILEG from the coding sequence GTGAAAATTCTTGTCATTGATGACGTATTGGAAAACCGTATTCTGATCCAGAAAATATTAAAAATCGGTAGCTATACCGATGTTACAACTTTTGGCTCAGCAGCGGAATTGTTTGAATATCTTGGTATTGATAATCCTGCGCAGGCAAAACCACAGGTCGATTTGATATTGATGGATATTATGATGCCGGAAATGGACGGCATTACTGCAACCGGGCGGTTAAAAGCGATTCCGGGCTTCGAGGATGTTATCATCATTATGGTAACAGCAAACACGGATAGTAAAAGCCTGGAAAACTCGTTTAATGCCGGCGCGTTCGATTACATTCGCAAACCGATCGATAAAACCGAAATCCTCACTCGCGTCCGTTCCGCGTTGCGATTAAAAAGCGAAATGGATCAGCGCAAACAACGCGAAAAAGAATTGGTCGAGGCTCAGGAAAAGCTGCAGGAAGTAAATCTGGAATTACAGCGAATTTCCACTCACGACGGGCTGACCGGAGTTAAAAATCGTCGGTTATTTGACACATCTTTGAATACGGAGTGGCGCAGAACGCCGCGTGAATCCGAATTTATTTCGTTGATTTTATTAGACATAGACGATTTCAAAAATTACAACGACACATACGGACACCAGGCTGGCGACGAATGCCTCCAAAAAGTTGCGCAAGTGCTGAACAATGCACTGCACAGAACCGGTGATGGATTATTCCGCTATGGCGGCGAAGAATTTGCGGCTATTTTGCCGAATACCAATTCCGAGGGCGCACTTTATGTCGCGGAAATTTTGCGCAAAAAAGTGGAAGATTTGTATATCGAACACAAAACTTCGCGGGTGTCCAATCATGTGACCATCAGCGTTGGCGTTTCAACATTGCCGTTCGATAAAACCGTAACACCGGCAGATTTGATCAAACTGGCGGATAAAGCACTGTACGACGCCAAAAAAGCCGGACGAAACTGTGTGCGGTTTTTTACTCCGGAATGGTCAGATGTAAAAATATTGGAAGGATAA
- a CDS encoding MBL fold metallo-hydrolase, with protein MRTRYCILASGSRGNSIFLEANNTRFLIDVGLSAKQIELRLKSRGVEPSSIDAIVLTHAHRDHVHGVGTFAQRHKVPVIGHPDTLDSITNLLKIGQEVLPKVDAFEFGGVRFKPFRVPHDCDPTHGYLIETATKTFGICTDLGYVTGTVQEHICRANILLLESNHDPEMLNNGKYPWDLKQRIAGRFGHLSNQNAGELLYDIFGTQLDHIILGHLSDENNTPELALKTVLRHVGDQYRSRFTVMVQKTVSDMFTA; from the coding sequence ATGCGAACACGATATTGTATTTTAGCCAGCGGCAGTCGCGGCAACTCCATTTTTCTCGAAGCAAATAATACCCGTTTTTTGATTGATGTGGGGCTTTCCGCCAAACAAATTGAATTGCGATTGAAATCGCGCGGCGTTGAGCCATCCTCGATAGATGCCATTGTGTTGACCCACGCCCATCGCGATCATGTTCATGGTGTTGGCACGTTTGCGCAGCGCCACAAAGTTCCGGTCATCGGGCATCCGGACACGCTGGATTCCATCACCAATTTGCTCAAAATCGGTCAGGAAGTATTGCCAAAAGTGGATGCGTTTGAGTTCGGCGGTGTGCGTTTTAAGCCGTTCCGCGTGCCGCACGATTGCGACCCGACCCACGGATATCTCATCGAAACCGCCACAAAAACCTTCGGTATTTGTACGGATTTGGGCTACGTTACCGGCACGGTTCAGGAACACATCTGCCGGGCAAATATTTTGTTATTGGAAAGCAATCACGATCCCGAAATGCTGAACAACGGCAAATATCCCTGGGATTTGAAACAGCGAATCGCCGGACGGTTCGGGCATTTATCCAACCAGAACGCGGGCGAATTGCTGTATGACATTTTTGGCACACAGCTCGATCACATCATTCTCGGGCATTTGAGCGACGAAAACAATACGCCGGAATTGGCGTTAAAAACCGTGTTGCGGCACGTCGGCGATCAGTATCGCAGCCGTTTCACGGTGATGGTTCAAAAAACTGTTTCGGATATGTTTACGGCTTAG
- a CDS encoding zf-TFIIB domain-containing protein, translating to MHCPSCLIDLQITERQGIEIDYCPKCRGVWLDRGELDKIIERTVSQITPAGGAVAAASAPMNTGSAASLKADKKKKKSKLYKSILEEIFDF from the coding sequence ATGCATTGCCCAAGCTGCCTGATCGATTTACAAATTACCGAAAGACAGGGTATCGAGATTGATTATTGCCCGAAATGCCGTGGCGTTTGGCTGGATCGCGGCGAGTTGGATAAAATTATCGAGCGAACCGTTTCGCAAATTACGCCTGCGGGCGGAGCAGTTGCCGCAGCCAGCGCACCGATGAACACCGGCAGTGCCGCATCGCTGAAAGCAGATAAAAAGAAGAAAAAATCGAAGCTCTACAAATCCATTCTGGAAGAAATTTTCGATTTCTGA
- the pyrF gene encoding orotidine-5'-phosphate decarboxylase, whose amino-acid sequence MFDEKMNKLIRKKRSLLCVGLDTDIEKIPNCLLSELDPLFTFNRELIEATHDFVAAYKINIAFYESLGLPGWELLERTLDVIPDNVLVIADAKRGDIENTGQKYAETYFKTFDFDAITVSPYMGMDSITPFLEYEDRGVFILCLTSNPGATDFQFLKVDDEPLYLKVAEKSVNWNFLYGNCGLVVGGTHTHEIREIRNVAPALPFLVPGVGAQGGNLEKVIEYATDARGESTLINSSRTVIYASSERDFAEVARNRAKGLRDRINMLISIHKNPGLLDLN is encoded by the coding sequence ATGTTTGATGAAAAAATGAATAAACTGATTCGCAAAAAACGCTCGTTGCTTTGCGTAGGGTTGGATACGGATATCGAAAAAATTCCGAACTGTTTGCTGTCCGAACTAGATCCGCTGTTCACATTCAATCGCGAGTTGATCGAAGCGACGCACGATTTTGTGGCTGCGTACAAAATTAACATCGCGTTTTACGAATCGCTGGGATTGCCGGGTTGGGAATTGCTGGAACGCACGTTGGACGTTATTCCGGATAATGTGCTGGTTATCGCCGATGCCAAACGCGGCGACATCGAAAATACCGGTCAGAAATACGCAGAAACCTATTTCAAAACATTCGATTTTGATGCAATCACCGTTTCGCCGTATATGGGGATGGATTCCATCACGCCGTTTTTGGAATATGAAGATCGCGGTGTGTTCATCCTTTGCCTCACTTCCAATCCCGGCGCAACCGATTTCCAATTCCTGAAAGTGGACGACGAGCCGCTGTATCTGAAAGTAGCCGAAAAATCGGTCAACTGGAATTTCCTTTACGGCAATTGCGGGCTTGTTGTTGGCGGCACGCATACCCATGAAATCAGGGAAATCCGCAATGTTGCTCCGGCGCTGCCATTTTTGGTGCCCGGCGTTGGCGCGCAGGGCGGAAATTTGGAAAAAGTTATCGAATACGCCACAGATGCGCGCGGCGAATCTACGCTGATCAATTCCAGCCGGACGGTGATTTACGCTTCGTCCGAACGCGATTTCGCGGAAGTTGCCCGCAATCGCGCCAAAGGGTTGCGCGATCGCATCAATATGCTGATCAGTATTCACAAAAACCCCGGATTGTTGGACTTAAATTGA
- a CDS encoding ABC transporter ATP-binding protein, translating into MLQISVQKILHTATGEHPLSLDFSMERGEFLAIYGKSGAGKTTTLRILAGLSRPDSGQIIVDGECWFDAKTRKNLPPQQRTTGMVFQDYALFPNMSVRKNLAYALARGQSAEIIDKLLSLMDLTTLANRSPETLSGGQRQRVALARALVRQPKLLLLDEPLSALDDEMRRKLQDDLLRLHQEFGMTTILVSHSIGEIFKLCNRVLVLDEGKQLNIGAPADVLIGKQLSGKFKFEGEILAMTPSDVVVIVTVAVGNTPVRVIATPESVRDFRIGDRVIVAAKAFNPVILPAQSMTD; encoded by the coding sequence ATGCTGCAAATTTCTGTGCAAAAAATATTGCATACGGCCACCGGCGAGCATCCGCTTTCGCTGGATTTTTCGATGGAACGCGGGGAATTTTTGGCGATTTACGGGAAATCCGGCGCAGGGAAAACCACCACTTTGCGCATTCTCGCAGGACTGTCTCGTCCGGATTCCGGGCAAATTATTGTTGATGGCGAATGTTGGTTCGATGCCAAAACTCGCAAAAACCTGCCGCCGCAACAGCGCACAACCGGGATGGTTTTTCAGGATTACGCCCTGTTTCCGAACATGAGCGTTCGCAAAAATCTGGCGTATGCCCTGGCGCGCGGACAATCAGCGGAGATCATCGATAAACTATTGTCATTAATGGATTTGACGACACTGGCAAATCGCTCACCGGAAACGCTTTCCGGCGGGCAGCGACAGCGGGTGGCGTTGGCGCGAGCGCTGGTTCGTCAGCCGAAATTGCTGCTGCTCGACGAGCCGCTTTCCGCACTCGATGACGAAATGCGCCGCAAATTGCAGGATGATTTGCTCAGGCTGCATCAGGAATTCGGGATGACCACCATTTTGGTTTCCCACAGCATTGGCGAAATTTTCAAATTGTGCAATCGCGTGTTGGTGCTGGATGAGGGCAAACAGCTAAACATCGGCGCGCCGGCGGATGTGCTGATCGGGAAACAACTGAGCGGCAAATTCAAATTTGAGGGAGAAATTTTGGCGATGACGCCCAGCGATGTGGTGGTGATTGTCACCGTTGCGGTGGGCAACACGCCAGTCCGGGTGATTGCCACGCCGGAAAGTGTGCGGGATTTTCGCATCGGCGATCGCGTGATTGTCGCCGCCAAAGCCTTCAATCCGGTTATTTTACCCGCCCAATCGATGACCGATTAA
- a CDS encoding DUF423 domain-containing protein has product MAKTFIILGSINMFLTVALGAFGAHGLKGRLSADLMAVYQTAVQYHGMHALGLLLIGIIAHWLGQSALINWAGWLLLTGIVLFSGSLYTMSFTGIRMLGAITPFGGVAFLAGWLLLALAAWKAA; this is encoded by the coding sequence ATGGCAAAAACCTTCATTATTCTCGGCAGTATCAACATGTTTTTGACGGTAGCCTTGGGCGCATTTGGTGCGCACGGCTTGAAAGGCCGGTTGTCTGCAGATCTGATGGCGGTTTACCAAACCGCTGTGCAGTATCACGGTATGCATGCGTTGGGGTTGCTGTTGATTGGCATTATCGCCCATTGGCTGGGTCAATCGGCGCTGATCAACTGGGCTGGCTGGCTGCTGCTGACGGGAATTGTGCTGTTTTCGGGAAGTTTGTACACGATGAGTTTTACCGGCATTCGCATGCTCGGTGCGATCACGCCGTTTGGCGGCGTTGCCTTTTTGGCTGGCTGGCTACTGCTGGCGCTTGCCGCGTGGAAAGCGGCGTAA
- a CDS encoding RNA methyltransferase, translating into MENNNFPPVNPENVHFILVEPFSPGNVGAAARAIKTMGFSKLWLINPCDHLSEDARKLAHASEDILENARVFASLPEALADMHFVVATTNRVREYRMPTFTPEEVGSRIAQIAPEHNIALVFGREQSGLTNDELRICQATSSIPAAINHPSLNLAQAVMIYAYACYNARPGNAPVYEWELANHVQTESVYTHLEATMRQLDFVPHDSWDRFIMRFKRLFGRANPELRDVQLIHKIFQAMDLYVKYGGKTGEKQSEVPEKE; encoded by the coding sequence ATGGAAAACAACAACTTCCCGCCGGTAAATCCGGAAAATGTGCATTTTATTTTAGTCGAACCGTTTTCGCCCGGAAACGTGGGCGCAGCGGCGCGTGCCATCAAAACGATGGGATTTTCCAAATTGTGGCTGATCAACCCCTGCGACCATTTGTCGGAAGATGCCCGGAAATTGGCGCATGCCTCGGAGGATATTCTGGAAAACGCCAGGGTGTTCGCCAGTCTTCCGGAAGCCCTTGCAGATATGCATTTTGTGGTGGCGACCACCAATCGCGTTCGCGAATATCGCATGCCTACATTTACGCCGGAGGAAGTGGGTTCGCGCATTGCGCAGATTGCCCCGGAGCACAACATTGCGCTGGTTTTCGGGCGCGAACAAAGCGGATTGACGAACGACGAATTGCGCATTTGCCAGGCGACATCTTCGATTCCTGCGGCAATCAACCATCCTTCGCTGAACCTCGCACAGGCGGTGATGATTTATGCCTACGCTTGTTACAACGCCCGTCCCGGCAATGCGCCGGTTTACGAATGGGAACTTGCCAATCATGTGCAAACGGAAAGTGTTTACACACATCTCGAAGCCACAATGCGCCAGCTCGATTTTGTGCCGCACGACAGTTGGGACCGTTTTATCATGCGGTTCAAACGGCTGTTCGGGCGCGCCAATCCTGAGTTGCGCGATGTTCAGTTGATTCACAAAATTTTTCAGGCGATGGATTTGTATGTCAAATATGGTGGGAAAACCGGCGAAAAACAGTCGGAAGTGCCGGAAAAGGAGTGA